One segment of Canis aureus isolate CA01 chromosome 27, VMU_Caureus_v.1.0, whole genome shotgun sequence DNA contains the following:
- the ZNF280B gene encoding zinc finger protein 280B, with the protein MEQPCMLCEEEQVPEPQQNVEDTKQVDEDAELIFVGVEHVNDDAELIFVGVTSNSKPVVSNILNRVTPGSCSRRKKYGHLRKGTTHKLQPVSYVTPVSEAVTDLPVSESESRSTDSPIIIEPLSKPDYKNNSPQVVPDSSSELCSPLITFTSSLQHPGGAALSVGGMNQSTCISKRLSTAEVNDINPKRPKLSDGIIGGHASALSPSGNFHTMTTQQSTLSNNVHTSLSHVQNGAPFPTAFPKDSVHFKPISPVKENKLTETDLLSLASQNQIVDSKKGSLVILLHDFYYGQYKGDSQPEQKTHTTFKCLSCLKVLKNVKFMNHMKHHLELEKQRADSWENHTTCQHCHRQFPTPFQLQCHIESVHTTQEPSAVCKICELSFKTDQVLLQHMKDNHKPGEMPYVCQVCNYRSSAFADVEMHFRTCHENTKNLLCPFCLKIFKTATPYMCHYRGHWEKSVHQCSKCRLQFLTFKEKMEHKTQCHQMFKKPKQLEGLPPETKVVIQVSLGPLQPGSVELASVTVSTSDSEPSPPRSKSRIPKKPR; encoded by the coding sequence atggaaCAACCATGTATGTTATGTGAGGAAGAACAGGTGCCAGAACCACAGCAGAATGTAGAAGATACCAAACAAGTAGATGAAGATGCTGAGCTGATCTTTGTTGGAGTGGAACATGTAAATGACGATGCTGAGCTGATCTTTGTTGGAGTGACTTCAAATTCAAAACCAGTTGTTTCAAACATTTTGAACAGAGTTACCCCAGGTTCATGTTCAAGGAGAAAAAAGTATGGTCACCTCAGAAAAGGTACTACTCACAAATTGCAGCCAGTAAGTTATGTGACCCCTGTATCAGAAGCAGTGACCGACTTGCCAGTTTCTGAATCTGAATCAAGATCAACAGATAGTCCTATTATTATTGAGCCTTTGTCTAAacctgattataaaaataattcaccaCAAGTCGTGCCTGATAGCTCTTCAGAGTTATGTTCTCCTTTGATTACATTCACAAGTTCATTACAGCATCCAGGAGGAGCAGCACTTTCTGTAGGAGGTATGAATCAAAGTACTTGCATATCAAAGCGACTTTCCACTGCTGAAGTAAATGATATAAATCCCAAAAGGCCTAAGCTCAGTGATGGAATCATAGGGGGACATGCTTCAGCTTTGTCCCCTTCAGGTAACTTTCATACAATGACTACACAGCAAAGCACACTCTCAAACAATGTTCATACCTCATTAAGCCATGTTCAGAATGGAGCACCTTTTCCAACAGCTTTTCCAAAGGACAGTGTCCATTTCAAGCCTATAAGCCCCGTTAAGGAAAACAAACTGACAGAAACAGACCTTTTGAGTCTAGCAAGTCAAAACCAAATTGTTGATTCCAAGAAAGGAAGTCTGGTCATATTACTTCATGACTTTTATTATGGGCAGTATAAAGGAGACAGTCAGCCAGAACAGAAGACTCACACAACCTTTAAATGCCTCAGCTGCTTGAAAGTTCTAAAAAACGTCAAGTTTATGAATCACATGAAGCACCATTTGGAACTTGAGAAGCAGAGGGCTGACAGCTGGGAAAACCACACCACCTGCCAGCACTGCCACCGACAGTTTCCCACTCCCTTCCAGCTTCAATGTCACATTGAAAGTGTACACACTACCCAGGAGCCCTCTGCTGTCTGTAAAATTTGTGAATTGTCATTCAAAACAGACCAGGTTCTCTTACAGCACATGAAGGACAATCATAAGCCTGGTGAAATGCCCTATGTGTGCCAGGTTTGCAATTACAGATCGTCAGCCTTTGCTGATGTGGAAATGCATTTTAGAACATGTCATGAAAACACTAAGAATTTGCTCTGTCCATTCTGTCTTAAGATTTTCAAAACTGCAACACCATACATGTGTCATTATAGGGGACACTGGGAAAAGAGTGTTCACCAGTGTTCCAAATGCCGGCTACAGTTTTTAACTTTCAAGGAGAAAATGGAGCATAAGACCCAGTGTCATCAAATGTTTAAGAAACCTAAGCAACTAGAGGGATTGCCCCCCGAAACAAAGGTTGTTATTCAAGTGTCACTGGGACCTCTTCAACCAGGATCAGTGGAATTAGCATCTGTTACTGTGAGCACGTCTGATTCTGAACCATCACCCCCCAGGTCTAAAAGTAGAATTCCAAAAAAACCTCGTTAA